One part of the Terrimicrobium sacchariphilum genome encodes these proteins:
- a CDS encoding mechanosensitive ion channel domain-containing protein, whose product MKRSLLLVCSLLYGALLAVADTVPAEPSPTPSAAEKKDWLADQLESARQRESALNERNLSEALQKNGLPADQASDFLAAANEAVRNYQTASDTLTSIQNNERALQALQTEPPPKAPTNDQESDAMREKINTLRQQIQTEETQVQLDQSVLARSQTRLDSAEQDLRRIQQEADAVTDPAQKQRSVLQVQLAQLRREAAASAAFLADWRVTLDQIDRSIVSLNLARTEKALAAAGQDTVFNRQRAESALARIDQIQNSTRDRIEATRRIAAGLNDTITNLGKQVEEAKKAGREKEAIALAARQTIVTDAASVANKIIQTEEGILTEWTKIQAIWKLTLAAIEKPESASYESIKTQSAQALSDIEPWREQLRRSLQDTQRRLEEAQAETPARDAELRKHQEARLDALRKRVTQLSELVPTVDSVIALQQQMISESRERLASQSIAEKAALSAENLGNLIKDGWNKELFVTTDKITDSSGNVTTRQHAVSLGKLLSALVWLILAFALSKVVSRTVCNRIQTRFSLDPVRVSALEKALFTAILAVAILTILNWLNIPLTAFAFMGGALAIGIGFGAQTLVNNFISGLILLAERRIKVGDTIEVDGHTGSVLNLGTRCSRILKGNGAEVLVPNSYLLEKNVVNWTLTHYRHSFDFAVGLSYGTDITKAVALLRQAVEAEPKVLKTPAPVVFFEEFGSQALIFRMSYWVDLRGTDNRVVGSNIRTRIAQLCQEQDIQISAPNQDLRLHTPDAIRVQMIPHDSE is encoded by the coding sequence ATGAAACGATCGCTTCTCCTCGTCTGCTCCCTACTATATGGAGCGTTGCTGGCCGTGGCCGATACGGTGCCCGCGGAGCCATCCCCCACTCCATCAGCCGCAGAGAAAAAGGACTGGCTGGCAGACCAGTTGGAATCCGCCCGGCAACGGGAATCCGCGCTCAACGAAAGAAACCTCAGTGAAGCGCTGCAAAAGAACGGCCTTCCGGCAGACCAAGCGTCGGATTTCCTGGCAGCCGCCAACGAAGCGGTACGCAATTACCAGACCGCATCCGACACGTTGACCTCGATCCAGAACAACGAGCGGGCGCTCCAGGCCTTGCAGACTGAGCCCCCGCCGAAAGCGCCTACGAACGACCAGGAGTCGGACGCCATGCGGGAGAAAATCAACACTCTGCGCCAGCAGATCCAGACCGAGGAAACGCAGGTGCAGTTGGACCAGTCCGTACTGGCCCGCAGCCAGACTCGTCTGGACTCGGCGGAGCAGGACCTCCGGCGAATTCAACAGGAGGCTGATGCCGTCACCGATCCGGCGCAAAAACAGCGGTCAGTTCTCCAGGTGCAGCTTGCCCAGCTTCGCCGCGAAGCCGCCGCTTCCGCAGCCTTCCTCGCCGACTGGCGAGTGACGCTCGACCAGATCGATCGATCCATCGTTTCCCTCAATCTCGCCCGCACCGAGAAAGCCCTCGCTGCGGCGGGACAGGATACCGTCTTCAACCGCCAGCGTGCGGAATCAGCTCTCGCCCGGATCGATCAAATCCAGAACTCCACCCGCGACCGCATCGAGGCCACGCGTCGGATTGCCGCCGGATTGAACGACACGATCACCAACCTGGGCAAGCAGGTCGAGGAGGCAAAAAAAGCCGGCCGTGAAAAGGAGGCCATCGCCCTTGCCGCCCGTCAAACCATCGTAACAGATGCCGCCAGCGTGGCTAACAAGATCATCCAGACCGAGGAGGGAATCCTCACCGAATGGACGAAAATCCAAGCCATCTGGAAACTGACGCTAGCCGCGATCGAGAAACCCGAGTCCGCCTCCTACGAGTCCATCAAGACACAGTCGGCCCAGGCGCTCTCAGACATCGAGCCCTGGCGCGAACAGCTTCGCCGCAGCCTTCAGGATACCCAGCGACGTCTGGAGGAAGCCCAGGCCGAAACACCGGCCCGCGATGCGGAATTGCGCAAGCATCAGGAGGCCCGTCTGGATGCCCTGCGCAAGCGCGTCACCCAGCTCAGCGAACTCGTGCCAACGGTTGACAGCGTGATCGCGCTCCAGCAGCAGATGATCTCCGAAAGTCGCGAGCGACTGGCCAGCCAGAGCATCGCGGAAAAGGCGGCGCTCTCGGCCGAAAATCTCGGCAATCTCATCAAGGATGGTTGGAACAAGGAGCTCTTCGTCACCACGGACAAAATCACCGACAGCTCGGGAAACGTCACCACGCGACAGCACGCGGTTTCACTGGGAAAGCTCCTTTCCGCTCTCGTCTGGCTCATTCTGGCCTTCGCCCTTTCCAAGGTAGTCTCGCGAACGGTGTGCAACCGCATCCAGACCCGCTTCTCGCTCGACCCTGTCCGCGTCTCCGCTCTCGAGAAAGCCCTGTTTACCGCCATCCTCGCGGTAGCCATATTGACTATCCTTAACTGGCTGAATATCCCGCTGACGGCCTTTGCCTTCATGGGTGGCGCGCTGGCTATCGGCATCGGCTTTGGCGCTCAGACGCTGGTGAACAATTTCATCAGTGGCCTCATTCTGCTGGCCGAAAGGCGTATCAAGGTCGGCGATACCATCGAGGTGGACGGTCATACCGGCAGCGTGCTGAATCTCGGCACCCGCTGCTCCCGCATCCTCAAGGGCAATGGCGCAGAGGTCCTCGTGCCAAACAGCTATCTCCTGGAAAAGAACGTAGTCAACTGGACGCTGACGCACTACCGGCACTCCTTTGACTTCGCCGTGGGCCTTTCATACGGTACCGACATCACGAAGGCCGTTGCCCTGCTCCGGCAGGCCGTCGAGGCCGAACCCAAGGTCCTGAAGACTCCGGCCCCGGTGGTTTTCTTCGAGGAATTTGGCAGTCAGGCGCTGATCTTCCGCATGTCCTATTGGGTGGATCTGCGGGGGACGGACAACCGTGTCGTGGGGAGCAATATCCGCACACGCATTGCCCAGCTTTGCCAGGAGCAGGATATCCAGATTTCCGCGCCAAATCAGGACCTCCGCCTGCACACGCCGGATGCCATCCGGGTGCAGATGATTCCGCATGATTCGGAATAG
- a CDS encoding NIL domain-containing protein, producing MSQQVTRLWLMYPARLITRPIVYEIGKEFAVVTNIRQASVTEEIGIVSLELDGDREEIKKAINWLEEQGVKVEPVEINTIEG from the coding sequence ATGTCCCAGCAAGTGACGCGCCTTTGGCTTATGTATCCCGCACGGCTCATCACCCGTCCCATCGTCTATGAGATCGGGAAAGAATTTGCGGTGGTGACAAACATTCGCCAAGCCAGCGTCACGGAAGAAATCGGCATTGTTTCCCTCGAGCTCGATGGGGATCGCGAGGAAATCAAGAAGGCGATCAACTGGCTCGAGGAGCAGGGCGTAAAGGTCGAGCCCGTCGAGATCAACACGATCGAGGGCTGA
- a CDS encoding YceI family protein, translating to MKKAVLIATAVLATSSIWAASTSFDFKDPKGVNNVVFKLDAPLESINGTATGVSGTVSVDPADFTTAKGKITVETSSLTVPNPMMKEHLLGENWLNAAKNPAITFEIKEVKNVKATNGSGTADVTGTFTLNGVSKDITVPAKIAYLPGKLGDRTNGKVQGDLLVVRTAFQINRSDYNIQPGQYQDKVSETIDLSLAVAGAAPKS from the coding sequence ATGAAAAAAGCAGTCCTCATAGCAACAGCGGTCCTGGCGACATCGTCCATCTGGGCGGCCTCCACGAGCTTTGATTTCAAAGATCCCAAGGGCGTAAACAACGTCGTCTTCAAACTCGATGCTCCCCTGGAGTCGATTAACGGCACCGCCACCGGCGTCTCCGGCACCGTGTCGGTCGATCCCGCCGATTTCACCACGGCGAAGGGCAAGATCACGGTCGAGACGTCCAGCCTCACCGTTCCGAATCCGATGATGAAGGAACACCTTCTCGGAGAGAACTGGCTTAACGCGGCAAAGAATCCGGCCATCACTTTTGAGATCAAGGAAGTGAAAAACGTGAAGGCCACGAATGGCTCCGGCACCGCCGATGTGACCGGAACATTCACGCTCAATGGCGTGTCGAAAGACATCACTGTCCCGGCCAAGATCGCATATCTCCCGGGCAAGCTGGGTGACCGTACCAATGGCAAAGTGCAGGGCGACCTTCTAGTGGTGCGTACCGCCTTCCAGATCAACCGCAGTGATTACAACATCCAGCCCGGCCAGTATCAGGACAAGGTCTCCGAGACAATCGACCTGTCCCTCGCCGTCGCGGGAGCTGCCCCGAAGAGCTAG
- a CDS encoding tetratricopeptide repeat protein, with the protein MRLRLLAFVCLCGSAVAQSKAPTAATAPSPAPTATLLATPSPTPDPTGPDATYVPELARETAAEGRAAFARGDYNRARKAYLKVLDLAPDNLLALINIGVVEFSAGNHSEAEKYLKRAVQIRLDNPPAWLTLGIIALDENRLDEALAALAQAVLYDPKNARAHAFLGVVVGRKGWIDGAQAELRKAIELDPNNADANFNLAAFYLESKPPAIELARRHYYRALELGADPDPDIEKTLKENKPKD; encoded by the coding sequence ATGCGCCTCCGTCTCCTTGCTTTTGTGTGTCTTTGCGGATCTGCTGTGGCCCAATCCAAGGCCCCAACTGCCGCAACGGCTCCGAGCCCTGCACCGACGGCCACGCTGCTGGCTACCCCTTCGCCGACTCCCGATCCGACGGGGCCGGACGCTACTTATGTACCGGAGCTTGCTCGCGAGACGGCTGCCGAGGGGCGCGCAGCGTTCGCCCGGGGGGACTACAACCGCGCTCGCAAGGCTTACCTGAAGGTTCTCGATCTCGCTCCGGACAACCTGCTTGCATTGATCAATATCGGGGTGGTCGAGTTTTCTGCCGGGAATCATTCGGAGGCGGAGAAGTACCTCAAGCGGGCTGTCCAGATCCGGTTGGATAATCCTCCCGCATGGCTCACGCTGGGCATCATCGCTCTCGATGAAAATCGCCTTGACGAGGCTCTGGCGGCCCTCGCCCAGGCCGTGCTCTACGATCCGAAGAATGCCAGGGCGCATGCCTTTCTCGGAGTCGTGGTGGGACGGAAGGGATGGATCGATGGCGCTCAGGCTGAGCTTAGGAAAGCTATTGAGCTCGATCCAAACAACGCCGACGCAAACTTCAACCTTGCTGCGTTTTACCTCGAGAGCAAACCTCCGGCCATTGAACTGGCCCGACGGCACTACTACCGGGCCCTCGAGCTGGGAGCGGATCCCGATCCGGACATCGAAAAGACCTTAAAGGAGAACAAGCCGAAGGACTAA
- the proC gene encoding pyrroline-5-carboxylate reductase, giving the protein MNYAFLGAGKMALALIHGMLRANLCTPGQITVSSRSQASLENVSAATSVNVVRTNADAVRAADVVILCVKPIDALDAIGQAREEFAGKFLISVVTGLTISAMEAAAPGARVMRAMPNTAAMIGKSATALAPSPTLSHQDVNLASEIFEAVGEVFPANEKQLDAITGLSGSGPAFIYLILEALSDGGVAAGLPRKMALDLAIETVAGAAEMAASTKEHPAILREMVTSPGGTTIAGLTALEKGGVRAAFISAVLAAAARSQELSSR; this is encoded by the coding sequence ATGAACTACGCCTTCCTTGGGGCCGGAAAGATGGCCTTGGCCCTCATCCATGGAATGCTCCGGGCGAATCTGTGTACGCCCGGACAGATCACTGTTTCCAGCCGTTCCCAGGCTTCTCTGGAAAATGTTTCCGCAGCCACCTCCGTCAACGTCGTGCGTACCAATGCCGACGCTGTCCGCGCTGCTGATGTTGTGATTCTTTGTGTCAAGCCGATCGACGCGCTCGACGCCATCGGTCAGGCGAGGGAGGAGTTCGCCGGGAAGTTTCTCATCTCTGTTGTCACGGGGCTGACCATTTCCGCCATGGAGGCCGCCGCCCCTGGTGCTCGGGTCATGCGAGCCATGCCCAATACAGCCGCCATGATCGGAAAAAGCGCCACTGCGCTCGCGCCCAGCCCCACGCTTTCGCATCAGGATGTCAATCTGGCCTCCGAGATATTTGAGGCTGTGGGCGAGGTCTTTCCGGCCAACGAAAAGCAACTCGATGCCATTACCGGTCTGAGCGGCAGCGGTCCGGCCTTTATCTACCTGATCCTCGAGGCGCTCTCCGATGGCGGCGTGGCCGCGGGGCTCCCTCGCAAGATGGCGCTCGATCTCGCCATTGAAACCGTCGCGGGAGCGGCGGAGATGGCGGCCTCGACCAAGGAGCATCCCGCGATTCTCCGTGAGATGGTCACCAGCCCGGGCGGCACCACTATTGCCGGCCTCACTGCCTTGGAAAAGGGAGGCGTGCGTGCAGCCTTCATCTCAGCTGTGCTGGCGGCAGCAGCCCGATCCCAGGAACTTTCTTCGCGCTAA
- a CDS encoding homospermidine biosynthesis protein — translation MAKQLEGKFPRLLPDAVRKGIGAADLIDTAFKAYNGGRLAEACRLFTSRMIANEGTVGLSLTGALTPAGLGKSCLIPLLEAGFVDWIISTGANLYHDLHFGLGMDLFAGSPFLNDVDLRHKGVIRIYDVLFDYDVLLDTDAFVRQVIQGPEFQKTMGTDEFHYLLGKYVYAREQKLGIKGHSLLSAAYRLGVPIFTSSPGDSSIGMNVAAMSLRDSKLAFDVNRDVNQTASIVYNAKRSGQTSSVFILGGGSPKNFMLQTEPQIQEVMGIEERGHDFFLQCTDARPDTGGLSGATPAEAVSWGKVDPDSLPDCVVCYADSTITLPLITAYALSRAPKRKPKRLYDRREETLELIRSEYFKRGTVEKIEHRTNLEKKKKKPARKLAKRASSVGLKK, via the coding sequence ATGGCCAAACAGCTCGAAGGCAAATTCCCACGCCTGCTTCCGGACGCGGTCCGCAAAGGCATCGGCGCAGCCGACCTCATCGACACGGCATTCAAGGCCTACAACGGCGGGCGTCTCGCCGAGGCCTGCCGACTCTTCACCTCACGGATGATCGCAAACGAAGGCACCGTGGGGCTGTCCCTTACGGGCGCTCTCACCCCGGCGGGACTCGGCAAGTCCTGTCTCATTCCCCTGCTGGAGGCAGGCTTCGTCGACTGGATCATCTCGACCGGCGCGAACCTGTATCACGATCTTCACTTCGGCCTCGGCATGGATCTTTTTGCCGGATCGCCTTTCCTCAATGACGTGGATCTCCGTCATAAGGGCGTGATTCGCATTTACGACGTGCTCTTCGATTACGACGTGCTGCTCGATACCGATGCCTTCGTGCGTCAGGTCATCCAGGGGCCGGAGTTTCAGAAGACGATGGGCACCGACGAGTTCCACTACCTGCTCGGCAAATACGTCTACGCTCGCGAGCAAAAGCTCGGCATCAAGGGCCACAGCCTCCTGAGTGCCGCCTATCGACTCGGCGTGCCGATCTTCACCAGTTCGCCCGGCGACAGCTCGATCGGCATGAATGTGGCCGCGATGTCGCTACGCGACTCAAAGCTCGCCTTTGACGTCAACCGCGACGTCAACCAGACCGCCTCCATCGTTTACAATGCCAAGCGCTCGGGCCAGACCTCCAGCGTCTTTATCCTCGGCGGCGGGTCGCCAAAGAACTTCATGCTCCAGACGGAACCTCAGATCCAGGAGGTCATGGGCATCGAAGAACGCGGCCATGATTTCTTCCTCCAGTGCACCGATGCCCGCCCGGATACCGGCGGCCTGAGTGGTGCGACTCCGGCGGAAGCTGTCTCCTGGGGCAAGGTCGATCCCGACAGCCTGCCGGATTGCGTGGTCTGCTACGCGGACTCCACCATCACCCTGCCGCTCATTACGGCCTACGCGCTCAGCCGTGCTCCCAAGCGCAAGCCGAAGCGCCTCTACGATCGCCGCGAGGAAACCCTCGAACTCATCCGTTCGGAATACTTCAAGCGCGGCACGGTCGAGAAGATCGAGCATCGGACCAACCTCGAAAAGAAGAAGAAAAAGCCCGCCCGCAAGCTGGCAAAGCGAGCTTCGTCGGTCGGTCTCAAGAAGTAG
- a CDS encoding ComEC/Rec2 family competence protein, which yields MKKVSLLRQRLPFAALLVPVAGGILLAQLFHPALLFTAIVAAVSGSLFAAACVKWSTASRDFWFHLFLAATMAVIHLLQTTRSASTSLASWLGDRRLPVTAEGFVITEPSVFSARSARFDFRVDSLSADGSQITAPLSVQIRWRGAAPQYGDRLRISGLLSNISPPRNPGQFDAATWSQRKDIHQVIEIIQPGVAEPLGRQQGNPLVWFSISVRNWMISAITYSIDDPNVSKLLTGMVLGDTSDLSQNIQEAFRATGTYHLFSVSGLHVGIVAIILWYLFKTLRLPRKLTAALIIPLLFFYVLMTGLKAASIRAAVMGSIILIGLMAERRPVLLNNLCAAAVLILLTDTNQLFNAGFQLSFGVVASILLLSAIFERKIGEPLAPDPFIPRKLLSPARRFALRTTQVFASLSAVSLAAWLGSSPLTAGYFHMVSLSALPANLIAVPLSFAIMFVTALSVFAFLVSPWLAAVFNQTNLVLTKLLLFSVQTFANIPGSHVYLPPWHQAQRVVIFDAGAGGAASIQAGGKTWLIDCGPQYFTDSVIVPYLRSQGIRKLNGLIITHGDANHMGGAENLILATRPATILDSGTSQQSPTRKKLLAWMGTQGMVPTLARSGFREELSPTVSLEILYPPGNPPKAVADNLALVALLTIEGRRILFTSDIGLLAETWLMEHASEKLSCDILVQGVSKTGRTTPEDFLEAAHPSLVIATAADFPETERIPAAWEAQLAKRGIKLIRQDETGAVVITFSSDKTIATGFLNKATWHLPQ from the coding sequence GTGAAAAAGGTTTCCCTGCTCCGCCAGCGCCTACCCTTTGCGGCGTTGCTGGTTCCGGTGGCGGGAGGCATCCTGCTTGCGCAACTTTTCCATCCCGCACTTCTCTTCACCGCCATCGTGGCAGCGGTTTCAGGGAGCCTGTTTGCGGCAGCCTGCGTCAAGTGGTCGACCGCCAGCCGGGATTTCTGGTTTCACCTGTTCCTTGCTGCCACGATGGCGGTGATCCACCTCCTGCAAACCACGCGGAGCGCATCAACCTCACTCGCGAGTTGGCTGGGTGATCGTCGGTTGCCCGTAACCGCCGAGGGATTTGTCATTACCGAACCGTCGGTCTTTTCTGCACGATCCGCCCGGTTTGATTTTCGTGTCGACTCCCTGTCTGCGGACGGCAGCCAAATCACTGCGCCTCTTTCGGTACAAATCCGTTGGCGAGGCGCCGCCCCTCAGTATGGAGACCGCCTGAGGATTTCCGGTCTTCTCTCAAATATCTCGCCTCCGCGGAATCCCGGCCAGTTCGATGCCGCCACGTGGTCTCAGCGCAAAGACATTCATCAGGTAATCGAAATCATTCAGCCAGGTGTCGCCGAACCTCTCGGTCGCCAGCAGGGAAATCCGCTGGTGTGGTTTTCCATTTCGGTGCGGAACTGGATGATTTCCGCAATCACCTACTCCATCGATGATCCCAATGTCTCCAAGCTGCTGACCGGGATGGTGCTCGGAGATACGAGCGACCTCTCCCAAAACATCCAGGAAGCCTTTCGCGCCACCGGGACCTATCACCTCTTTTCCGTCAGCGGACTCCATGTGGGTATCGTGGCAATCATTCTCTGGTATCTCTTCAAAACCCTGCGGTTGCCGCGAAAACTCACGGCGGCACTGATCATTCCCCTCCTCTTCTTCTATGTCCTGATGACCGGCCTGAAAGCGGCAAGCATCCGGGCCGCCGTGATGGGATCGATCATCCTGATCGGCCTCATGGCCGAAAGACGTCCCGTTCTGCTAAACAATCTCTGCGCTGCAGCGGTCCTTATCCTATTGACTGATACCAACCAGCTTTTCAACGCCGGTTTCCAGTTGTCCTTCGGAGTCGTCGCATCGATTCTCCTCCTAAGCGCGATCTTTGAGCGGAAGATCGGGGAACCACTCGCACCCGATCCCTTCATTCCGCGCAAACTCCTGTCGCCCGCCCGCCGGTTCGCGCTGCGGACCACACAGGTCTTCGCGAGCCTTTCAGCCGTTTCGCTCGCTGCCTGGCTGGGTTCCTCTCCGCTCACCGCCGGGTACTTTCACATGGTGTCGCTCTCCGCCTTGCCGGCCAACCTGATCGCCGTTCCACTGTCCTTCGCCATTATGTTTGTCACGGCGCTCTCGGTCTTCGCGTTTTTGGTGTCACCCTGGCTGGCCGCGGTATTCAACCAGACAAATCTCGTTCTGACCAAGCTGCTGCTCTTCAGCGTCCAGACCTTTGCAAACATCCCGGGATCGCACGTCTACCTCCCGCCCTGGCATCAAGCTCAGCGCGTCGTGATCTTCGATGCTGGCGCCGGAGGAGCAGCCTCCATACAGGCTGGAGGAAAGACGTGGCTCATCGACTGCGGTCCACAATATTTCACCGACTCCGTCATCGTTCCCTATCTCCGGTCCCAAGGCATTCGGAAGCTCAATGGACTCATCATCACTCATGGAGACGCGAATCACATGGGCGGAGCGGAAAATCTGATTCTCGCCACACGACCTGCGACCATCCTCGACTCGGGCACCTCCCAACAATCTCCCACCCGCAAAAAACTCCTCGCCTGGATGGGGACGCAAGGCATGGTTCCCACCCTGGCCCGCAGCGGATTTCGCGAAGAGCTATCCCCGACCGTATCCTTGGAAATCCTCTACCCACCCGGGAACCCGCCCAAGGCGGTGGCAGACAATCTCGCCCTCGTCGCCCTGCTCACGATCGAAGGTCGCCGCATCCTCTTCACCTCGGATATCGGGCTGCTCGCCGAAACGTGGCTGATGGAACACGCCTCGGAAAAGCTGTCGTGCGACATTCTCGTCCAGGGAGTTTCCAAGACGGGACGAACGACACCGGAGGATTTCCTGGAGGCGGCACATCCCAGTCTCGTCATCGCAACCGCCGCCGACTTTCCCGAGACCGAGCGCATCCCCGCAGCCTGGGAGGCGCAGCTTGCCAAGAGAGGTATCAAGTTGATCCGACAAGACGAAACGGGGGCGGTTGTGATAACCTTCTCCAGCGATAAAACCATCGCCACCGGATTTCTCAACAAAGCAACATGGCATCTCCCGCAGTAA
- a CDS encoding ABC transporter ATP-binding protein, with protein sequence MASPAVTLPLLDVSELTIRRESSYVLSRVHWTVRKGEHWVILGANGSGKTSLLKAIAGYMPPTDGDISVLGETFGSSDWRELRKRIGVVSASISHLCHDEDPALEIVAGGLQAMIGLWGQLRAGDKKKALASLGLVRARYLANRRWEVLSQGERQKVLIARALISAPPLLILDEPCSGLDPVARERFLQDLRHLAAKRSAPAMILVTHHIEEILPECTHLLALKDGKVEYCGPIAEGLTSATLSRTFSAQMRVRKSGDRYSLHGLSV encoded by the coding sequence ATGGCATCTCCCGCAGTAACTCTCCCGCTCCTCGACGTGAGCGAACTCACCATTCGCCGCGAGTCCTCCTACGTTCTCTCAAGGGTCCACTGGACCGTCCGAAAGGGTGAACACTGGGTGATCCTCGGCGCCAACGGATCAGGCAAAACATCTCTCCTGAAAGCCATAGCGGGATACATGCCGCCAACCGACGGCGATATCTCGGTGCTGGGCGAGACCTTTGGATCGAGCGACTGGCGGGAACTCCGCAAACGTATCGGTGTGGTCAGCGCGAGCATTTCCCACCTTTGCCACGACGAAGACCCGGCCCTGGAAATCGTCGCGGGCGGATTACAGGCCATGATCGGCCTTTGGGGACAGCTCCGGGCGGGAGACAAGAAGAAGGCTCTGGCTTCGCTCGGCTTGGTACGAGCGCGCTATCTCGCTAACCGGCGCTGGGAAGTCCTTTCCCAAGGCGAGCGCCAGAAGGTGCTTATCGCGCGTGCTCTTATCTCCGCACCGCCCCTGCTCATCCTGGATGAGCCGTGCTCCGGCCTCGATCCTGTGGCTCGGGAACGCTTTCTTCAGGATCTCCGGCATCTGGCAGCTAAACGCAGCGCTCCAGCAATGATCCTCGTCACCCACCATATCGAGGAGATATTGCCGGAATGCACCCACCTGCTGGCCCTCAAGGATGGCAAGGTGGAATACTGCGGCCCGATCGCCGAGGGACTGACCTCGGCGACATTAAGCCGCACATTTTCCGCGCAGATGCGCGTGCGGAAATCGGGAGACCGCTACTCCCTGCACGGGTTGTCCGTTTAG
- a CDS encoding TIGR00282 family metallophosphoesterase gives MIRILFLGDIVGEPGRKAVIRRVPVFLKERGVDFVIVNGENSAAGRGITAKIAIDLLRAGVAVITTGDHVWDQRETASYIETEPRLLRPINYPDGAPGNGSIILDTAKGKIGVLNVQGRTFMQPILDNPFPAASIEVDRMRLETPVIIVDMHSETTSEKIAMGRFLDGRVSAVFGTHTHVQTADEKILPNGTGFLCDAGMCGPEHSCLGREPEPIIKRFMDNLPGQFPVAKWPVRLCGVIVQVDPNTGRALSIERVSEMVEEA, from the coding sequence ATGATTCGTATCCTCTTTCTTGGAGATATCGTAGGCGAACCCGGTCGCAAGGCCGTGATTCGCAGAGTGCCTGTATTCCTCAAGGAGAGAGGAGTCGATTTTGTCATTGTGAATGGCGAGAACTCGGCCGCCGGTCGCGGCATCACCGCCAAAATCGCCATCGATTTGCTTCGCGCCGGGGTTGCGGTCATCACGACGGGCGACCATGTCTGGGATCAGCGGGAAACGGCTTCCTACATAGAGACGGAACCGCGATTGCTGCGCCCTATCAACTATCCCGATGGCGCGCCTGGCAACGGGAGCATCATTCTCGATACGGCCAAGGGCAAGATCGGGGTTCTGAACGTGCAGGGCCGTACTTTCATGCAGCCGATCCTGGACAATCCGTTTCCCGCCGCCTCGATCGAGGTCGACAGGATGCGGCTGGAGACTCCTGTCATCATCGTCGACATGCACAGCGAGACCACGAGCGAAAAGATCGCCATGGGACGCTTCCTCGATGGACGGGTTTCGGCGGTATTTGGCACTCATACACACGTGCAGACGGCGGATGAGAAGATCCTGCCCAATGGCACGGGATTCCTCTGCGATGCCGGCATGTGCGGGCCGGAGCATTCCTGCCTTGGCCGTGAACCCGAGCCGATCATCAAGCGCTTCATGGACAATCTCCCGGGACAGTTCCCCGTGGCCAAGTGGCCGGTGCGTCTTTGCGGTGTGATCGTGCAGGTCGATCCCAACACGGGACGCGCCCTGTCGATCGAGCGCGTCAGCGAGATGGTCGAGGAGGCCTAG